The Magnolia sinica isolate HGM2019 chromosome 9, MsV1, whole genome shotgun sequence sequence CCTATTTTTAGCTGTGttatacatgtggggcccactcgatggacggcctggatctcaCTGCATGCCACATTGAGTAGGATCTGAAATTCTAGtgcagaagaggaagaagaaaggaatcaAATGCTAACAATTGCTACATCATATGAATCATCTGAGCCTTCTTTCATATTTTTCAGTGGGATGGATGGAAGGGCACCCCTCTCTCAAAACCTATCACAACGGTTGGAATCGAACCATTTCAATGCCAAGGAAGAACTGGAACCGCTCGTCTGCTGTGCCGAATGCGCTTCCAATTTCGAGAAGGAAGCTGGGATTTTCAAATCAGCCCAGCAAAAATCTCCATCTTTCCTTAGCTCGGGTGATGACAGAGGCTCAAATCACCTTCCTTACTGGTTGCAAGAACATAGACCAGAGAATCATCACAAGGTAGAAACAGAGTAGCTCATCTCTCTCATTGAAATTTGTTCATTTTTGGCTCGCACCATTTCATGCCAACGTGGGATCTGAGCCGTTctttatcaagtggaccccaccgtctaTGTGCCATGACCCACAAAATCAACCCCGTTGGCCACATGTCGGCATCAAATGCAGACTATTTGTTGTTTTTTCACTGTCCATTTCTGACAGCTCAAGCATGGTTTccgcagcccacctgatgaatggccatgATCTCACACATAATCTTATTTCTCCTTCAGATTTTCAAACAAATGTCTCTTTTTTCAGGATGTTTTGCTTGAATTGAGAAGAAAATGGAACAGATTGTGCCAGAGCCTACACCACCATCCAAGACACAACCAGATTCAACCAAATCCTTCCTTGTTCAACCAAAACTGCAAGAGTCATGCCTACGCTCCGCCCTATCCATGGTGGCCTGCCAGCCTACAATTCATGCAGACCAACAGCTTCGCAGATTCAAATTCCATCTCCTTCGCCGAATTGGTGTCAAAACCAGGGACTAACTCCAACTTCATGGCCCAGTTAAAAAACCAACCATCCTGGTCTGTGGAGAATGGCATCGGTGGCGGTGGGAATCATCAGGAGCTAAGTACCCCTGAAAATCATCCTTCCCGTCTGAGCTTGGATTCTCTTAAGAAAACCCAAAACAAGGATTTGAGGATTACCCTCGCCCTTGGAAATCCTCTGTTCTCTGACTCTGCTACTTCACCGGTATGGAGGAGAGAAACCATAGATCCGCGGGACTTGCGCAGAGATTTGCTGGAAAACATCCCATGGCAATCTGAGATTGTTCCTGCAATAGTAGATGCATTGCTGGATTTCAGACCAGGCTGGAAGAAGGGGATTTGGTTATTGATTCAGGGGAATGATTGGATCGGAAAGAGAAGATTCGCGCAGGCAGTTGCAGAGTCTCTTTATGGATCGACGGATAGCCTTGTTCACATGAACTTGAAAAATATAAGAGAGAACAAGATCAGCTCATCTGCTAAAATTCTCATCGATGCCTTGAGAAATGACACGAATCGTGTTGTTTTGTTGGAAGAGATGGACCACGCAGATCCTGAATTCGTAAAATTCCTCGCTGATGGCTACAAAAATGGAAAATTCAAAGACCCATCTGGCCAAGAAGTTGCCGCCTGCGCTGTATTTATCATGACTAGAGGCGGTTCGACGGACTTTGACGGCAATGGAGAGAAACCCAATTCAGTAATTCAGATGAAGTTGCATTTCGAAGAGAAACAGCCTGATTCAATTGCATCCAATGGTTACAAACGGAAGGGCGATCAAGAACTCCAAAATGAATCCAAGCATCCAAGAACGGGGGTGAAAGAAGAAGAGCCATTGATCATCGTGGAGGTCGAGATCGAGAAAAAGCCGTTCTCGAGGCAATCAAGCATCACCACCCTTGATCTGAACATCTGTGCTGAAGATGACGGTGACGATGGCGAGTCCAATGCCATCCCGAGCGATCTGACACAGGAGAGTGTGGCAGACCTCCATATCCCACATGGGTTTTTTGAATTGATCGAGAACCGATTCATCTTCGACAGGAATCCTGTCCGGTCCAGCCGGATTTCAGAGAATTTCCGGTCGAAGCTCGAGGAGTCGTTCCAATCGGCTCTTGGGGGCAAAAGGAGGGGGATTTTTTGTGTAGATGAGGGGGTTTTGGAGGAGCTGGTGGTTGCATCAGCTTCCTTTGTGGAGAGCTTGTTTGAAAAATGGCTGAAAGACGTTTTTCAAACGAGCTTGGCAACGGTCGATTGGAAAAAGGGCGGGAAAGAGGTGTGGGTGGTTAGAATGTCCGTTGAGGGCAAAATTGGAAATTTGGAATTTGGGTTCGAGGGTTCAAATcttcccaagagaatctctgtAGACTGACGGTCCGATGCTTTTGTTTTATGTAAAAAGTTAAATGACTAAAATGCCCATG is a genomic window containing:
- the LOC131256669 gene encoding protein SMAX1-LIKE 4-like, translating into MRAGACTVQQTLTSEAASVLKLSLSLARRRGHAQATPLHVAATLLTSRASLLRRACLKSQPHPPSHPLQCRALELCFNVALNRLPTTPGPLLQAHQPSLSNALIAALKRAQAHQRRGCIEQQQQQPLLAIKVELEQLIISILDDPSVSRVMREAGFSSTCVKSNVEESSSSLTSSVFQCYSSGGILSSPPSVESRRETVRSGSFWPTHILNSPPEQGPPLFSAQRKQISSHFVDLGGERKDDLRVVLEVLLRKKRRNAIIVGDCPSTAEGLLMELMGKVERGEVPEELGAVHFIRFQLSPVALRFMKRDDVEMKVVELRRKTGPAVLAGGAIIYVGDLKWVVEESYAEKDSVPGLGVPGYSPVEHVIGEIGRLLSDFNGKVWLMATANYQTYMRSQMRTPPLEIQWSLQAVAVPSGGLALSLHSSSGMDGRAPLSQNLSQRLESNHFNAKEELEPLVCCAECASNFEKEAGIFKSAQQKSPSFLSSGDDRGSNHLPYWLQEHRPENHHKDVLLELRRKWNRLCQSLHHHPRHNQIQPNPSLFNQNCKSHAYAPPYPWWPASLQFMQTNSFADSNSISFAELVSKPGTNSNFMAQLKNQPSWSVENGIGGGGNHQELSTPENHPSRLSLDSLKKTQNKDLRITLALGNPLFSDSATSPVWRRETIDPRDLRRDLLENIPWQSEIVPAIVDALLDFRPGWKKGIWLLIQGNDWIGKRRFAQAVAESLYGSTDSLVHMNLKNIRENKISSSAKILIDALRNDTNRVVLLEEMDHADPEFVKFLADGYKNGKFKDPSGQEVAACAVFIMTRGGSTDFDGNGEKPNSVIQMKLHFEEKQPDSIASNGYKRKGDQELQNESKHPRTGVKEEEPLIIVEVEIEKKPFSRQSSITTLDLNICAEDDGDDGESNAIPSDLTQESVADLHIPHGFFELIENRFIFDRNPVRSSRISENFRSKLEESFQSALGGKRRGIFCVDEGVLEELVVASASFVESLFEKWLKDVFQTSLATVDWKKGGKEVWVVRMSVEGKIGNLEFGFEGSNLPKRISVD